The Chryseobacterium sp. JV274 sequence GATATAGGTTGAGAAGTTAGACACACAACATTATCCCTACCGTATTTTTCAATCAATAGCGGAAGTAAATGTTTTCCTATAAATCCCGAAGCTCCCGTTAAAAGTAACATTTATAAATTTTTTATTCGTTGCTGTATCTGAATATCGGTCATTAATTTGGGTTGAGTGTCCATCCCCCTTAGCCACATTAGCCCATCCTGTAATGGATTTATTTTTTTACTTAATTGGGGAAATTCATTATATAAAGCAATGTCTTTAAATATCTCAGGCATGTTTAATCCTGCTTCGGTAAAAAATAATACCGTTGTAAAGAATCTTGAAATATTGATTTCTGTAGGATTAGGCACTCCATTTTTGTCATAAGCCATATCTACCCCGAAAATGCCATGAGGCTTATCCGAAACTGCCTTTATGGTAGCTATTGATATTCTGTCTATTTCAGGATCTGAGTAGGTTTGGCCTACTTTTGTAACACCTGTAACCCCGGAAACAGTTCTGTTTCCATGAGTCCATCCTTTTCTTAATCTTGTCTGAGCGACTACCAATTCGCCTTCATGCCAAATGGAGAGCCATGTTACCGTGTCTGGAGTAAGCATTTCTGCTGCGACAAAGTCTTCCCATCCGTTATATCGGTCAATCCACCCTTTGGCAAACGAAAAATCATTAGTAGGCAGGGCGCCTTTACCTCCTCCTCCAATAGATGAAGCTCTTAGCCATATGTTTCCATCCTTATCTCCTAAATCTGAAAACGCTTTTTTTAGATCTTCTTCATTATTGATCATGATGTTTTCTGGAACTGTTACACCGGCTTCCCTGCATTTTAAATAGGTTTTATATTTATGAACACAGGTGTCTATTACTTCATGCGATGGCATAAACGTTTTAGTGCCGGTAGAATGAATGTCTTCTCTGATTATGGAGGCATGATAAATCTCCAGATCATTTTGAAAATGTATTAAATCAGGTTTTTCCTGATTCAGTATTTGTAATAATGACGCTTTATAATCTGGCTGATTGGCATAAGGTATATAGGATACTTCATGTGCATTGGAGAGTATCAGATCTGTAGGCTCACTGCCCATCCCAATTATTCTCTCCTTTTTCGAGCTTAGAAGAAGTGAGTTGATGACTCCTTCAGAGGGAGCGCCGCCTGCACCGGCAATTAATATTTTAATCATTCTATGAGTTTTTGAAATTCGTGGTAATCCCTTATATAATCGTCTTCAGTATATGGCAGAGATGCTAAACATAAAAGCACTGCATTATGTGAAAACTTGATATCTCTCCATACCAATTTGGGGATGTATATACCTTTAGATGGGTTATTCAGAACAAAACTTTCTTTATGTCCATCTTTATTTTCTGTGTTAAATTCTATAATACCTGAAACAGCGAATATTAATTGTTCAAGATTTTTATGAGCATGACCTCCTCTTATTACATCCTGAGGTGTATAATAAGTCCAGTATACACGCTTAATTTCAAAAGGTATATTTTTTAAATTTTCAGCGACTGTAA is a genomic window containing:
- a CDS encoding carboxylate--amine ligase; amino-acid sequence: MIKILIAGAGGAPSEGVINSLLLSSKKERIIGMGSEPTDLILSNAHEVSYIPYANQPDYKASLLQILNQEKPDLIHFQNDLEIYHASIIREDIHSTGTKTFMPSHEVIDTCVHKYKTYLKCREAGVTVPENIMINNEEDLKKAFSDLGDKDGNIWLRASSIGGGGKGALPTNDFSFAKGWIDRYNGWEDFVAAEMLTPDTVTWLSIWHEGELVVAQTRLRKGWTHGNRTVSGVTGVTKVGQTYSDPEIDRISIATIKAVSDKPHGIFGVDMAYDKNGVPNPTEINISRFFTTVLFFTEAGLNMPEIFKDIALYNEFPQLSKKINPLQDGLMWLRGMDTQPKLMTDIQIQQRIKNL
- a CDS encoding sugar 3,4-ketoisomerase — protein: MEKVQYFDLEKIGDSSLGFITVAENLKNIPFEIKRVYWTYYTPQDVIRGGHAHKNLEQLIFAVSGIIEFNTENKDGHKESFVLNNPSKGIYIPKLVWRDIKFSHNAVLLCLASLPYTEDDYIRDYHEFQKLIE